The stretch of DNA GTTAAAAGAACATGAAACATAAaagtccaaaaaaaataattcttttgagGTGATGCAAGTTAGGTCAAGTGTTGAATTgctacaaaaatataatattaagagATAGAAGATCATGGCTGAAAATAATAAAGCTAGGTTGCAAGCTCAAGGCCTAAAAGATCTAATAAGAAAACAACCCATCACAATAGTAGAAGATGCATTTGAAGAGCAAACTGGGGCtccgaagaagaaaaagaaagtccCACCAAACTCACTATTTCAAGAATGTGAGTGTATTGGGAATAATTCAAAGGCTGTTGAAAAGAACCCCCAAAGTGAGAATGAGGCAATGTTTCAAGCTGAAAAGAACTCGAAAACTGGGAATAAAAAAACTGTTGAAGATGATACAATGGATCAAGATGATGCAAGTTCTAATAAGGAGGGAGAAGATACAAGTGGGCTGAGCatagaatcaaacaaaaagGGAATGAGTATTGACATGTATTTTAAGGTGCATGGGATTAATTTCGAAGACGAGGAAGATGAGGAAGATGAGGAAGATGCTGCAAATATTGAGGGTGGTGGAGGACAAGCTAGTAATGAAGGTAGTTTTTCTTATCTCCCTTATTGCCTAATTATAGCTTATATTACTTTTCAATTAGTTTGAGTTAAAATTCTGTTATTCTAATTGGACTTAGGCACTAAAAAGAAAACTCGTGGCAAGACCTTATGCAAAAATATTCATGCCACTGATTTTAATGATCGACGAGAGGTGGAGTTTTTACAAGGGCAGCCTATTGGTCCAACCAAGGAGGTCGTAGCTAACCTAGGCCAATTTTTGGGTTCAACAATTATAAATCCCCGTTTTGTGACTTTGCTATATACTAGTTGGCATGGTGTGCCTGATAATATCAAGAAGGGCATGTGGGAGTACGCCAACGTATGTAAATATGCCTTTATGGacagtttatttatttatttatttgttatgttGTGTATGCTAACCTTTGGCGTTCTAATGTATGTGTTGCATAGCAAAAGTTTATTCTTCCAATAAGTTCAAAGCCGTGGGTCATGCGGGGATTTTGTCGTGCATGGAAAAAATACAAGggtgaaattaaaaaagaacatTTCTTAAAGTACAAcacaaagaaagaaatgatAAAGAATCGACCATTAGAGAGTCCTGAATTTCAGTTTCGCAAGCTAATTCGGTATTGGAGTCTTCCTGCTATCAAGGTAATGCTAtgtcttctattttttctatctatccttgatttttttgtgattaGACTTGCTATTTCAAAAAAAGGTGATGGGATTttcaaagagaaagaaaatgtgTTCATTAAGAATAATATCTCTTTTTCATGTTTATATTTAGGCTATGTCTGTTAAGAAtactgaaaataaataaaagcaaacATGTCCTCACCGAATGGGTTCCACAAATTTTGTAATAGTGCGCAAGCAGTTGGTAACCTAacttattttttgtgatttctcgTTTATATCCATGTTATATTGTCTAGTTAGTATGcttcatataaaattttatcttcTATCTCTAGTGTGACTTTAAGGAGAACAATGAAGAGCCATCAAGGGCTGAAATTTTCACAGCAACATGCACAagtaaaaatggaaaagaaattgaTGCTAAAACATAAACAACAATTGTGAGTtgttttgtatttgtatttggATTTGTACAATTTAAATGCTAGATagatttgtatttatattaagTTAATGTgactttgtattttttttgttgctttTGGTAGAATGAACTTCAAAGCCGCATAGAGGCAGGGGAAAATCATGAGGATGCATTTGTAGCAGTGCTAGGAAAGGACCAGCCAGGTCGAGTTCGTTGTTATGGGACTTCAATTACAAGAAGATCTCTTAGAAAGGATGAGGAGATTCGCCAAGTGAAGGTTGAATACAATGATAAGGTGCATTCATTAGAAAAGAAGATGGACGGTGTTTGTGGTCTATTAAAGGTGATGTTGCACCAACTCAATCCTGGAATGAGTGACGAAGAGGTAGCAGCCTTAGTGCAAGCAGCCCAAAATTCTCCTTTGGATGCCTCAAGTAATAGACCAAGAAATACTCCCCACTCCTCCGAAGCAACTCACATTCCACCAACCGATGATGTAAGTAACTGTCCTAACCTTGTATTATTTTCATTCCCTTGATTTAGATTATAGAATTTCTTTTTTCATGTTGAATTTATGTTGTTGGCtgaattgagaattgagaattgttgattattgttgatcGAGAATTTATGTTGTTGGCCGAATTGagaattgttgattattgttgattgagaatttaTGATGACtgaattgagaattgagaattgttgattattgttgattgagaatttaTGCTGGCtgaattgagaattgagaatttagaattattgttgattgagaatttaTGTTGCTGGCTGAATTGAATTACTATTGATTGAGAATTGATAATTGAGAATTGAGATAGAGGGTGTGTGAAAGAAAGAGATTTGGCAATTTAATCTCATTTTCGGCGGAAGCCGTTGATCGCAGTTGGGAATAAAGCGCTCTGACATGCCCATGACCCCTTTTTTTGTTCTGAGTTTTGACCATATATTCTCCTTTGTCATTTTCTCTTCCTCAgtttctcccctttctttcttGTCATTTGAATTTGATTACTACTATCCTGTGAGGTAGTGTAGCATTAATCAGGGAAAAGGAATATGGATTTTAGTTACAGATGGATTACTTACCATTCAGCTAAACtaattgcatgatgatgatgatgcaatTGTGAATTGTAGCATTCTTTCTAGTTTTTAATTACTTATTACCTACGAGTCAACTTTACACCATCTCTTCTCTTTCGAATTGCTTGTTATTCCTTGCCTCTTCCATTTCTAGCTTAGTTAATTTTGACTCCACACACCAAATTTGCTAatggataataataaaaaacaaaatgtaACCAGAATTCTGAAAATTTTTTACTCATGTAAATGTTTGTTCTTCTGCTCcaataatttgaaatttgtgTGTGAACAGCTCCTTTTGTGACCATGTATAGGGGACTatttcttttgtgtttgatatGTATTTTTTGTTCTAATGGCTGAATATGCAATGTTGTGGGacctaattaaagttgctttgCCATTTTCATGTTTAATCAATTTGGATTTGGAATTGGATTTGTTGGACTTAATTAAAGTCGCTTTTATAACATGTACTAACAcaagattatttaaaattctgcAGGGCAGTGATAAAAATAATGGAGCTCATAATGGATGATCACACTACTCATGaaatttgatattttgtaaCTAAGTATATAAAAGAAGTAGATATATGACACTTGTTGAAATGGCAATTCTTATTTACTTGTTATGACTTTACTTTTTGGTACTTTGTCATCAAAGCCTACTTTTATGGTGacaattttatatgtatgtctTTTTTTATGGGAAAGTTTATATTTGTAGGATTagttcaatatatataattttattttggtctataattttaaaattatatatgaattttgcacAAAATATTAGgaagattaataaaaaaaattctgacCAAACTTATCGGCACGCTTAAAAAGGGTGGCTATACATTAATTTTGGGCTCAACAAGCACGCTTATTAAGCGTGGCCATAACTCGGCAAccggcacgctttaaaagcgtatcCATATCCTCATCTACTACCACGTTTTCTAAGTGTACCCATATCCTCATATGTTTACCCTATTGGCACGTTTAAAAAGTGTAGCTATATCTTCCCTTATCGGTACGCTTTTAAAGAGTACCCAAAGTATGCATTCTGAGatgttttaaaagcgtggcgatacgTGAATTTTTCGGTACGCTTATATAAAGCGTACCTATAGGTTAAgacctatggccacgcttttaagtGTGGCAAGAAATGAAAGCGTGCCAACAAAAAAAGCGTGCCGATAGATCTACATAAGCGTGGCAATAGAGCAACCAGCACGCTGGCGGATGTAACCCTTTCAAAATCGTGCCGATAgctcaaaaagcgtggcgaaaagctaTCGACACGCTTTTTTGCACTTTTTGGCACGCTTTTAAAGTGTGGCAGaaagcttattttcttgtagtgtaaatATTTTCCTAAGTATTTTTgcagtttttattttctcacacGCAGTACTGGACAGACTTAAGCCGGTATTACCGACTAAATTACTGATTTGCATTTTTACGCATTTTTTTCgtagaaaattacattttctcACTCGAAAAAATTCGTTAAATCCAATTTtcacaattaaatttttaaattaatatttctaaattttcaacttatttcagacaattagattattattttattttgattaaatgaCTACTAACTTCTGGTTCTTATAAAATGTGTCCCAAATCATACTTCAAAATCAGATTATAatcaaatacaataaaaataataatcaaactctaggattcaaatcaaaattcaaactcTTACTATAATTAGATTATAATTTAACACATCCCaaattatattacaaaatttagtTATAATCAAACATGCTCAAGATAATAATTAAACTCAAGAATTCAAGTGACCAAGGTTCATCACAGAAACATGCATTCCAAATCTCAAGTTGGTGCAATAATCTTGCATGTCATCAACTAGAACGTGATCAATATAGCTTTTAATTTCTCTGCATGGCTTAATAATACACCTGCCTTTAGACTTTTATGCAAACTAATTTtacttggtgatgatgataaaaacTTAATTGTATGAGAAAGCATTGTAACTCAGACTATGTATAAATCCATAAATTTTAGTGCCAGTGGAGAATCGGTATGTTATTCCTGGATAACTACAAGATGGATCAGCCCTCATGTTCATGTCACTCATGGCACATTGGTAAATGATTTTGGATACCATGTCATTGAAAGCCTTCCAACTGCAGCAAAAATACCAACTCTAAGATAATTAAGTCATCAAATTTTCAGGGGTAATAAGATTAATGCATTCATAAGAAATAATTCAAGCATGCATTAACGAGTCGAAATATAATCTCAGCCAATGCTTTTGCACTAGCCACACCAGGATACCTATCCAGAGAATACTCACAACTTCAACTTTAGAACCAGATGATTCTAAATAGATTCTAACCACAACAATAGAATTTTTTCAGTTTTGGCTGCAAAttgtacaataaaaaaaatcaaaactctaaaattcaaagaacaaaacataaaaaaatataaaattgatgCATTGATAAGATAACAGAATTTTACTACAACcaaactagaaaaaaaaccaATCACATATGCTAAGATCAAATCAGGAATCATAAACTAATAACATATgaacaaaataaagtacaaacgTCACTATTTGAATTTGTGCATTCTATTAAATtctgaatttaaattttgaattttatttcaaaaaataatttttttttaattttagccaataaaaatagaatcaaaaccCTAAGATAAGAAGAACCAAAATGAATCAACATGCATTGATAACTCATTGATTTGACAAATCCATTTTTGATtagaagaagagaatggagcGCGCTAAGAAAAGGAGAAAAGCAGAATGAATCGcactaaaaagaagagaagagaagaaaaatctgtgataaaaagaggagatgaataatgttaaaaagaagagagtgaACGGCGTtgtgcaaagaaaaaaagaagaaactgaAGTACAGTGATACTAAGAAGATTCTAGGTTAGTCGCAGAAAAGAGAGctactttgttttgttttggcGCGTAGAAATTTCTAgttattttctgcaatatcatgtatatatataatattttaccATATTTATATACAGTGACTAAAAATAATGGCTGAAATTAGTGTACAAATAACATAACATTTTTTTACGTTTTAATACTAGACAATTACACCAATATCTGGCCATGAAATGACCGATTGACAGAAACTTTATTACTTTGGCAACAAGAATATTTTAATTGGTTGAGAGAATAACGTCTGACCGATGATTTTAACTCAATCTAACTCCAGTTCCTTTCAGATGCCAACTGGACTGTATCAAACAAACCACGAAGTGGATTTGCACCTACAATTATCAGacgaataaaattttgttaatcaCTTTGACTTGTGAAGGAAGGAGGTCAAACGAAATTGAATGTCTTTAACACCACTCTAAAGTTGTTCTAACAAATGCTATGTCTCCAAATTTTCTTTCTccgttttcctttttttaatattaagttACTTCCTAAAATATATCAGTGAAGATTTCAGCTtctaattaaatcaattataaaTCACCTAATCAATCAACTACATCCTTTCAAATCTCTATATAAAGAGTCTAACATCTTGTCCCAATCCATCAACGCTGTTTAAACTTATATAGTGACAGTACACGATCATTCTTCACAAATCATCAAATATGGGTGTTTTCCTTATTTCATTTCCTAAAGTcccactattattattatttatgtcaTTCATCAATTTATGCATGTTTGAGCTTGCACTAGCGGGCACCACCAGGCACTACCATTTTGATGTACATTCTTAAAAGACCATACTACCcttttatagtttaatttacATTTCGTTCTTTTTATGTTATGTGCTTTCTctctatataattttttatgtcaaCGTTGCAGATAACGTACAAAAATGTGACACGACTATGCCATACAAAGAGCATAGTGACAGTGAATGCTCAATTTCCAGGACCTCGCATTGTAGCTAGGGAGGGAGACCATATTCTGATAAAAGTTATTAACAATGTGCAGAACAACATTTCCATCCATTGGTAAGAAACACtaaattttcaatatatatatatatatgcatttcAGGTATATTAGTCGCTAATCTGAACTATGTACtacatattttataattaagattaagATTAATGACTAAAAATACTGAAACACTTTAACTACTCACATACCTGAAATGCTTATATGTTTTTATAGTTGTTGCAAGGAAGAGTACTAATTAAAATTGAAGTTGCAATTGTTTGGAATAGGCATGGCATTCGACAGCTTCAAACAGGTTGGGCTGATGGACCAGCATATGTAACTCAATGTCCAATCCAAACAGGTCAAAGTTATGTTTACAATTACACCATTACTGGGCAGAGAGGAACTCTGTTTTGGCATGCTCAC from Arachis duranensis cultivar V14167 chromosome 4, aradu.V14167.gnm2.J7QH, whole genome shotgun sequence encodes:
- the LOC110280747 gene encoding uncharacterized protein LOC110280747, producing MAENNKARLQAQGLKDLIRKQPITIVEDAFEEQTGAPKKKKKVPPNSLFQECECIGNNSKAVEKNPQSENEAMFQAEKNSKTGNKKTVEDDTMDQDDASSNKEGEDTSGLSIESNKKGMSIDMYFKVHGINFEDEEDEEDEEDAANIEGGGGQASNEGTKKKTRGKTLCKNIHATDFNDRREVEFLQGQPIGPTKEVVANLGQFLGSTIINPRFVTLLYTSWHGVPDNIKKGMWEYANQKFILPISSKPWVMRGFCRAWKKYKGEIKKEHFLKYNTKKEMIKNRPLESPEFQFRKLIRYWSLPAIKNELQSRIEAGENHEDAFVAVLGKDQPGRVRCYGTSITRRSLRKDEEIRQVKVEYNDKVHSLEKKMDGVCGLLKVMLHQLNPGMSDEEVAALVQAAQNSPLDASSNRPRNTPHSSEATHIPPTDDGSDKNNGAHNG